One Candidatus Neomarinimicrobiota bacterium genomic region harbors:
- the nth gene encoding endonuclease III, with the protein MSEESQDQKRQRAIEINRRLTLEYPEARCALNHENAYQLLVATVLSAQCTDKRVNMVTPAFFAAYPDARALAAASLEEIGEAIRSTGFYNAKAKSLKGIAAAVVRDHGGEIPTTMDALTQLPGVGRKTANVVLGNACGIPGIVVDTHMLRLSNLLELAEGKDAVKVEYALMELIPPEEWTIFSHRVIEHGRRVCIARRPKCAECVLNELCPSAKEPQLSSD; encoded by the coding sequence ATGTCTGAGGAGAGCCAGGATCAAAAGCGGCAACGGGCGATCGAGATCAATCGGCGGCTCACGCTGGAGTACCCCGAGGCCCGCTGTGCCCTGAACCACGAGAACGCCTACCAGCTGCTGGTAGCCACCGTCCTATCAGCCCAGTGTACTGACAAGCGGGTGAATATGGTCACCCCGGCCTTTTTCGCCGCCTACCCCGATGCCCGGGCCCTGGCGGCAGCATCCCTGGAGGAGATTGGCGAGGCGATCCGCTCCACCGGCTTTTACAATGCCAAGGCTAAGAGCCTCAAGGGTATAGCTGCGGCGGTAGTGCGGGACCATGGCGGCGAGATTCCCACTACCATGGACGCGCTCACCCAGCTGCCGGGTGTGGGCCGCAAGACGGCTAACGTCGTACTCGGCAATGCGTGTGGCATCCCTGGTATCGTGGTGGACACCCACATGCTGCGGCTCAGCAACCTGCTGGAGCTGGCGGAAGGGAAGGATGCGGTGAAAGTAGAGTATGCGTTGATGGAGCTGATACCGCCTGAAGAGTGGACCATATTCAGTCATCGGGTCATAGAGCATGGGCGCAGAGTGTGCATTGCCCGGCGGCCAAAATGCGCTGAATGTGTCCTGAATGAGCTCTGCCCCTCGGCTAAAGAACCCCAGCTGAGTAGTGACTGA
- the lpdA gene encoding dihydrolipoyl dehydrogenase has translation MADKFDVVVIGGGPGGYVAGIRAAQLGKKTAVVESDLLGGVCLNWGCIPTKALLHTAELYEGIRRAGDFGLKVGDVSVEWPAVIERSRDVANRLSKGIEFLFKKYGVVYHQGRGRLADATAVEVTPDEGEAFRLPADNVIIATGARPRAFPGLEPDGKRVITSKEAMILSAVPKRMVIIGAGAIGVEFAYFYSVFGTEVTLVEMLPQILPLEDGEVAKELTRQFKKRKIKIHTGAKVDKIERQKTQVKVHTSGDKKEVITADLALVAVGVQGNVEDLGLEQAGVAVEQGAIKVDEFYRTGVGSVYAIGDVIGPPLLAHVASAEGTIAVEHLAGLHPEPLDYRNVPACTYCHPQVASVGLTEKGARDAGYEVKIGKYPFRALGRALASGEIDGFVKVVYDAKYGELLGAHIIGDGATDLISEVAVARKLETTYLEILKTVHPHPTLSEGIMEATALAYGESVNY, from the coding sequence ATGGCCGACAAGTTTGACGTGGTTGTCATCGGCGGTGGCCCCGGTGGCTACGTGGCCGGGATCCGGGCCGCCCAGCTGGGTAAAAAGACTGCTGTGGTGGAATCCGACCTTCTAGGCGGCGTCTGCCTGAACTGGGGCTGCATCCCGACCAAGGCCCTGCTCCATACTGCCGAGTTGTACGAGGGTATTCGCCGGGCCGGGGACTTCGGACTGAAGGTTGGGGACGTGTCTGTGGAATGGCCGGCGGTTATTGAACGCAGCCGGGATGTGGCCAACCGACTTTCCAAGGGTATTGAATTTCTCTTTAAGAAGTACGGCGTCGTCTATCATCAAGGCCGCGGCAGGCTGGCAGATGCCACCGCGGTGGAGGTCACCCCGGATGAGGGCGAAGCCTTCCGGCTGCCGGCAGATAACGTGATCATCGCCACCGGTGCTCGTCCCAGGGCGTTCCCCGGCCTGGAACCGGACGGAAAGCGGGTAATCACTTCCAAAGAGGCCATGATTCTCTCTGCAGTACCCAAGCGGATGGTCATCATCGGTGCCGGTGCCATCGGGGTGGAGTTCGCTTATTTTTACAGTGTCTTCGGCACCGAAGTTACCCTCGTCGAAATGCTGCCCCAGATACTGCCACTGGAGGACGGGGAAGTGGCCAAAGAATTAACCAGGCAGTTCAAGAAGCGCAAGATCAAGATCCATACCGGGGCAAAGGTGGACAAAATTGAGCGGCAAAAGACTCAGGTCAAGGTGCATACCTCAGGCGATAAAAAGGAGGTTATCACTGCCGACCTGGCCCTGGTGGCGGTAGGGGTACAAGGCAACGTGGAAGACCTGGGATTGGAACAGGCAGGTGTGGCTGTTGAGCAGGGGGCCATCAAGGTGGATGAGTTCTATCGCACTGGTGTGGGGAGCGTATATGCCATCGGAGATGTGATCGGGCCTCCATTACTGGCCCACGTTGCTTCAGCGGAAGGGACCATTGCCGTGGAACACCTGGCGGGCCTTCACCCCGAACCCCTGGATTATCGCAATGTTCCCGCCTGCACCTATTGCCATCCCCAGGTGGCCTCCGTCGGTCTGACGGAGAAGGGTGCCCGCGATGCGGGCTATGAGGTGAAGATTGGGAAGTACCCCTTCCGGGCCCTGGGCAGAGCGCTGGCCAGTGGTGAAATCGACGGTTTTGTGAAGGTGGTGTATGACGCCAAGTACGGGGAGCTGCTGGGAGCCCACATCATCGGTGATGGCGCTACTGATCTGATTTCCGAAGTGGCCGTAGCCCGCAAGCTGGAGACCACCTACCTGGAGATTCTGAAAACGGTACACCCCCATCCCACCCTATCGGAGGGCATCATGGAGGCTACCGCCCTGGCATATGGAGAGTCGGTCAACTACTAG
- a CDS encoding deoxyribonuclease IV — translation MTLLGAHVSTAGSLESAPERGRSINADAIQIFTANQNQWKAPPLTAATISGFRQGMSQDQPRVSITHDSYLINLCAVEGWKLRRAVEAFIEEMDRSEVLGISYIIFHPGAHMGAGMESGCATVAESLNTALDARPDHKVKLLVETTAGQGTNVGYTFEQIADILARVKSPERMGVCFDTQHAFAAGYDIRTPESWGSVLNEFDSVIGLDLLLVFHLNDSKRELGTRVDRHEKIGKGYLGLVPFWCLVNDGRFTEIPAILETPAEDDSEYGDELQLLRSLIGVSQPEPVS, via the coding sequence ATGACCCTGCTGGGAGCGCATGTTTCGACTGCCGGTAGCCTTGAGAGTGCCCCGGAGCGGGGCCGATCTATCAACGCCGACGCCATCCAGATTTTCACCGCCAACCAGAACCAATGGAAGGCTCCCCCCCTGACCGCAGCCACCATCAGCGGATTCCGACAGGGTATGTCTCAGGACCAGCCCAGAGTGAGTATCACCCATGACAGCTATCTTATCAATTTATGTGCGGTGGAGGGGTGGAAGCTGCGGCGGGCGGTAGAGGCTTTCATTGAAGAGATGGATCGCAGTGAGGTCCTGGGCATCAGCTATATTATCTTCCACCCTGGAGCCCATATGGGGGCCGGCATGGAATCCGGCTGCGCCACGGTAGCCGAAAGTCTGAATACCGCCCTTGACGCCCGACCGGATCACAAGGTCAAGCTGCTGGTGGAAACCACCGCCGGTCAGGGCACCAACGTGGGGTATACTTTCGAGCAGATCGCGGACATATTGGCCCGGGTGAAGTCGCCCGAGCGCATGGGTGTCTGCTTTGACACCCAGCACGCCTTCGCTGCCGGCTACGATATCCGCACTCCTGAGAGTTGGGGGTCTGTCTTGAATGAATTCGACAGCGTTATTGGCCTGGACCTACTGCTCGTCTTCCACCTCAACGACAGCAAACGGGAGTTGGGTACCCGGGTGGATCGGCACGAGAAGATCGGGAAGGGATACCTGGGGCTGGTGCCGTTCTGGTGCCTGGTGAATGATGGGCGCTTTACGGAGATACCCGCCATTTTGGAAACCCCCGCGGAGGACGATTCGGAGTATGGGGATGAGCTGCAGCTGCTGCGCTCGCTCATCGGGGTATCCCAGCCGGAGCCGGTTAGCTAG
- the folE gene encoding GTP cyclohydrolase I FolE has product MNAGSRTKIQDLIYQLLREIGEDPKREGLLRTPERVALAWEYLARGYDLRLEDVVGDACFEEKCDEMVTVKDIDFFSMCEHHLLPFFGKAHVGYIPDGRVIGLSKIPRIVEMYARRLQVQERMTSQIATALMDILKPRGVGVVIEGAHMCMQMRGVEKQNSYATTSHMIGEFKTSDKTREEFFKVIALGGL; this is encoded by the coding sequence ATGAATGCCGGGTCTAGGACTAAAATCCAGGATCTTATTTACCAGCTTCTGCGCGAAATCGGTGAGGATCCGAAGCGGGAGGGTCTGTTGCGGACGCCGGAGCGGGTGGCCCTGGCGTGGGAGTATCTGGCCCGGGGCTATGATCTGCGCCTTGAAGACGTAGTGGGTGATGCCTGTTTTGAAGAAAAATGTGATGAGATGGTCACCGTCAAGGACATTGACTTTTTCTCCATGTGCGAGCACCACCTGCTGCCCTTTTTCGGCAAGGCGCACGTGGGATATATCCCCGATGGCAGGGTTATCGGCCTTTCAAAGATTCCCCGCATCGTAGAAATGTACGCCCGGCGGCTTCAGGTGCAGGAGCGTATGACCTCGCAGATCGCCACTGCCCTGATGGATATCCTGAAGCCCAGGGGTGTGGGAGTAGTAATAGAAGGGGCGCATATGTGCATGCAGATGCGGGGGGTGGAAAAGCAAAACAGCTACGCCACTACTTCCCACATGATCGGGGAGTTTAAGACCAGCGATAAGACCAGGGAAGAGTTCTTCAAGGTCATTGCCTTAGGGGGACTGTAA
- a CDS encoding 6-pyruvoyl tetrahydropterin synthase family protein, translated as MIVVTKKFRFCAAHQYHNPNWPEEKNVAVFGDDHRIHGHNYDLEVSLTGSVDPNTGFVADLEAIKSLVQERVVDVLDHAQIDKDIPWFKERQPSSENLVLYIWEQLAPYIAEGVQLVRVRLYETPTIYAEYGGKMET; from the coding sequence ATGATTGTAGTGACGAAAAAGTTCAGGTTCTGCGCTGCTCACCAGTACCACAACCCCAATTGGCCCGAAGAGAAGAATGTAGCTGTCTTTGGGGATGATCACAGGATACACGGCCATAACTATGATCTGGAGGTGAGTCTCACCGGGAGCGTTGATCCCAACACTGGTTTTGTAGCTGATCTGGAGGCGATCAAGTCACTGGTCCAGGAGCGGGTCGTAGATGTTCTTGATCACGCTCAAATTGATAAGGATATCCCCTGGTTTAAAGAGCGTCAGCCTTCCTCAGAGAACCTGGTGCTCTACATCTGGGAGCAGCTGGCCCCCTATATCGCGGAGGGAGTGCAGCTGGTGCGTGTGCGGCTGTACGAAACCCCGACAATCTATGCCGAATATGGCGGCAAAATGGAAACCTGA
- a CDS encoding MBL fold metallo-hydrolase — translation MISLGPWIIHPLRSGTFGLDGGAMFGSVPKVLWERTNPADAANRILLALRHLLIDGGAPADGGAGRRILVDTGLGHKWTDKQVQIFRIEQPEQALDVALKAAGFSREEVTDVILTHLHFDHAGGATIDVGGVIVPTFPDATYYTQRSQWELANHPSPKDRASFITDDFVPLERHGRLEILDGGGEIAPGVEILVGNGHTDGHQMVKVSGGGETAVFMGDTIPTATHLRLPFIMGYDLRPLETLAEKKRLLAQAAQEDWWLFFDHDPKVAGVKVKSGAKDFEISERYGAA, via the coding sequence ATGATATCTCTCGGCCCCTGGATCATCCATCCGCTGCGCTCCGGCACGTTCGGGCTGGACGGGGGGGCCATGTTCGGGTCGGTGCCCAAGGTGCTGTGGGAGCGCACCAATCCCGCCGATGCGGCCAACCGCATCCTGCTGGCCCTGCGGCACCTGCTGATCGATGGCGGCGCCCCCGCCGATGGCGGGGCTGGCCGGCGCATCCTGGTGGACACCGGCCTGGGCCACAAGTGGACCGATAAGCAGGTGCAGATCTTCCGCATCGAGCAGCCGGAGCAGGCCCTGGATGTGGCCCTGAAGGCCGCCGGTTTCAGCCGCGAGGAAGTCACCGACGTGATCCTGACCCACCTGCACTTCGACCATGCCGGTGGGGCTACTATCGACGTGGGGGGTGTGATCGTGCCCACTTTCCCTGATGCCACCTACTATACCCAGCGGTCCCAGTGGGAGCTGGCCAATCATCCCAGCCCCAAGGACCGCGCCAGTTTCATAACGGATGACTTCGTTCCGTTGGAGCGGCACGGGCGGCTGGAGATTCTCGACGGCGGCGGGGAGATCGCTCCCGGCGTGGAGATCCTGGTAGGCAACGGCCACACCGACGGCCACCAGATGGTGAAGGTCAGCGGCGGGGGCGAGACGGCGGTCTTTATGGGCGATACGATTCCCACCGCCACCCACCTGCGCCTGCCATTCATCATGGGCTACGACCTGCGGCCGCTGGAGACCCTGGCGGAAAAGAAGCGCCTGCTGGCCCAGGCTGCCCAGGAGGACTGGTGGCTGTTTTTCGACCATGATCCAAAGGTAGCGGGTGTGAAAGTCAAGTCCGGGGCGAAGGACTTTGAGATCAGCGAGCGGTATGGAGCTGCGTGA